In Amphiura filiformis chromosome 2, Afil_fr2py, whole genome shotgun sequence, one DNA window encodes the following:
- the LOC140146130 gene encoding LOW QUALITY PROTEIN: NADH-cytochrome b5 reductase-like (The sequence of the model RefSeq protein was modified relative to this genomic sequence to represent the inferred CDS: deleted 1 base in 1 codon): MEDDEVDFECDCEDCISQKPTQPLASDCCGSGCQPCVNDLYDADIKAWKKACFGRHHDTQVDHKGPETKVIETNSFKSFPLEDIKCESSDTWCYKFSIPDRGSLNLDVGQHLVLRAQVEGRFITRQYTPLYNDGIMSKYIREWKVGDMVEWRGPYSSYQYQQNKYTHLVMLAAGTGIAPMLQVIRHIVHNEEEDTFVRLLYCCRTYKDLLLRAEINQLTAFWNFTALYILSKEDESNCHGAFGEDHYFGRLDETLVAKELPPNTSKCQALICGNKSFDKDMIKYLRKLDFQGDIFKF, encoded by the exons ATGGAAGATGATGAGGTAGACTTTGAGTGTGACTGCGAGGATTGCATATCACAAAAGCCTACACAACCATTGGCTAGCGACTGCTGTGGCAGTGGATGTCAACCCTGTGTGAATGACCTATACGACGCTGACATTAAAGCATGGAAAAAGGCCTGTTTTGGTCGACATCATGACACACAAGTTGATCATAAG GGACCAGAGACCAAAGTGATAGAGACAAATTCCTTCAAATCTTTCCCACTAGAAGACATCAAATGTGAGTCTTCAGATACTTGGTGCTATAAGTTCAGTATACCAGATAGAGGCAGCTTAAACTTGGATGTTGGACAACACCTAGTTCTCAG AGCTCAAGTTGAAGGTCGATTTATCACCCGCCAGTATACACCA ttgtaTAATGATGGCATCATGTCCAAGTATATAAGAGAGTGGAAAGTTGGTGATATGGTGGAATGGAGAGGTCCATACAGCAGTTATCAATATCAACAAAATAAA TATACCCACTTAGTGATGCTAGCAGCAGGGACAGGGATAGCACCAATGCTTCAGGTCATCCGACATATCGTCCACAACGAAGAAGAAGACACATTTGTACGCTTACTATATTGCTGTCGGACTTACAAAGATCTACTATTACGAGCGGAGATCAATCAGCTGACCGCCTTTTGGAATTTTACTGCTTTATACATTCTTAGCAAA GAGGATGAATCTAACTGTCATGGTGCATTTGGTGAAGATCACTATTTTGGACGACTTGACGAGACACTAGTAGCAAAGGAGCTACCACCAAACACCAGCAAGTGTCAAGCACTGATATGCGGTAAT AAATCTTTTGATAAAGACATGATCAAATATCTAAGGAAGTTAGATTTTCAAGGTGACATATTTAAGTTTTAA